gctctctgctatggcctgggaaagcagcagaggatagcctgagtgattgggcccctgctaccatgtgagagagccagatggagctcctggctcctggctcctggctcctggcgttggcctgatccagcactggccattgcaaccatctggggagtgaaccagtggatggaagatctctctctgtctctctgtaactctgcctttcaaataaataaataaatacatcttttttaaaaaagagagagactccaAACCCAAGACCTTCAGCACTTTGATGTATACTGGACCTTTTCTTGGGAGGAACTTAAAAGTAATttgttaggaaagaaaaaaatgtaatgcataatCCATGTCCTTTTGCAATTATCCGGAAGGCAGTTCTGAGCTGAAGGGCCTGGGGGGAGGGTGTCTTGGAGGCTTCGAAGGTGGCAAGGCTCATACACCGGAACTCAGAATCCGTGGGCAAGTCCCCTGGCCACCAAATAGCTATCCTCAGATGTCACAGGATCTGAAGTTCCACCATTAGGGCTTCATTCCTTTGGATTGCTTTTTGTTCCCCCACAACAATGCAACATGTATTCAGTACTTTAGACTTCTCCCAGAAACcctgagagagacagtgaggtcCAAAACCTGGTGTGATGGTTCTCTAATCACTTTTCTCTTGATAGGAGGATGATGGGGTGGCTCTATTACTATGTGTGTCCAAAAGAAACTCTTGCCCATAACCCCCAGAGACATGTTCCATAGTgaggagctggttcgagtcctggctgctccacttctgatccagctccctgctaatatgcctgggaaagcagcagaggatggcccaagtgcttgggttcttgccacccatgtgggaaaccagggtggggttccaggctcctggttacagcctgcctgttgcaatcatttggagatagcgaaccagcagatggaagatctttctctgttcctctagctttcaaataaaaatagcttttttaaaaaaatacttataacAGTTCCATGTATAATAACAGAAGACTGGAAATAACCCACATGCCAATCGCCAGGAAAAGAGGGAATTGGATGCTTAAAAAACAGAAGGTGACTGGGCCACGCCACGTTTTAATTTGTATCACTGCCTAACAAGCCTTGTTAAAACGCAGCGGGAGTCACAGAAAAGGGTTTGCTTCCAATTCTGCCATCTGGGCAGTGCTCCTGAAGGTATCTGTGCTCTGTGTGGCTTCAGCCAAGAGGTTCAGCGGGGCTGCTGGGGGCACCTCCGTGCTGCAGCGGCACCATCTGAGACCTCACTTGGACCGGAGCTGAAAGCCTGGAGAATTTCACTTAGCCTCAGCCCCAGAGACAAAAGTCACTTATGCTCCCTCTTCAGTGGCTACAGCCAGTCCTATGCTCCCGTCTGACCTTCAGGGGCCGCGCCGAGggatggagacagcagctggaaAATGCATGGGCAGGACCACCTCGGCCacgggtggccggcgccgtggctcacttggttaatcctccgcctgtggcgctggcatcccgtatgggcgccgggttctagtcccggttgctcctcttccagtccagctctctgctgtggcccgggaaggcagtggaggatagcccaagtgcttgggcccctgcactcacatgggagaccaggagaagcacctggcttctggcttcggatcaaggcagcgcagcgctggccgtggtggccatttggggagtgaaccaacagaaagaagacctttctctctgtctctctcactgtctataactctacctgtcaaataaatttaaaaaaagaaaaaaagacactagggccggtgttgtggctcccgcgggttaagccgctgcctgccgaGTTGGCATCCGTatcccagccgctctgcttcccATTGGCTTCCCACCAATGctcttgggagagcagcagcggatgactcgagtgcttgggcccctgccacccacgtgggagacccagatagtgctcctggctcctggctttggcctggcccagccctggcccttgtggccatctggggagtgaaccagcagatggaagattctctctctctctctttgaaataaataaaataaatctcaaaataaaaaataaacataaaattcaagCTAGTGTTTACTTGGTAGTAGGGGTGGAAGATGAGGGAAAGTGTCCGTGGTCTGAATATTCTAGATTCCGGTTTGAGCAGTGAGTGTTAATTAcgagtgaatgagtgaatacgTAACAGGGCTCAGAAGCAGCGGCACCAGGCCTAACCCCGGCGTGCAGCCAAAAATGGCCCATGCATACGTATTCCCGGAGCTGCAGGCCGAGACTGCTAGGCCTCCAAGGTACAGAGATGAATAAAACGTGGGCCCACCCCCTCCACGTTCCCCGCCCCAGGGACTGCACAGGTGCACAGGCCAAGCAGCCAGGGGGCAGAGCGGAGAGGCTTGCTCAGTAGGGGCACTGGGTTGGGTTGGGTCTTGAAGGATCAGTAGGAGTTCAACAGGCGGAGCGTGGAGTGGGGCTGGGTCAAGGACACTCACTGCCTCATTCCAGGGAGAGGGAGCCCCCTCTGCAAAGGCACAGTGGGCCCTTCCACCTTTGGGtggcccctctcctccctcaccaACTCAGGGCTGGgaacctttttctgccaagggccatttggatatctaTAACATGTGTAGGCCGTGCAGCGTGATCGACTTAAACATTAGCCTGctgcagatttattgaatttcgagtgcctgcggttgccttggcaggaacaGCCTGAATGATTTCATAGGCCTTATACCGCCCAGGGACCCCATGCGCTCCACCCCTGCctcagatggacagatggactcACTCACACTGTGCCAGGCCGCCCAGAAGCCCCTGCAGGATTCGGGTACCCCTGCCTTggctgcctggagtgctggctgATGACCGGGCAGCTAAGTCCCTCTGCAGGCGTCGGCTCCGCCGAGGGAGCTCTCTGGCCTGCGTGTGGGTCTCCTCCCACAGGGACAGCCACCTCCGATCCAAGGAGCGATGCAAAGGGCTCGCGCCCACCCTTCAATTAGGAAACGCTGTGGGGCCATCCCAGCTCCTGGTGGGATGAGCCTTGGCCTCCCCAACGCCTCCAGCCTCCTCTCGACCCCCGATCCTGTTTGCCTTACACCCAGATGGGTGCTGATTGCAAAGCAGCCCCAGTCAGCCCCTTTCAAGCCAGTCCCCTCTTCAGCGGGTGCTTTCTGGAAACTGAGCTAAGATACCCACTAAAGTGGGAGTGATTGCTAAATTCCACGGGTGCTTTTTCTGGGTGTGTTTGTACAGCGGTCGCAACAATGAATTTTTATGGAGTGGTCCCTGGGTGCCAGGCTACGTGCTTTGCCTGTATGATCTTACGTAATGGAGACCAGACCTTCCCGCAGAGGAATGGTTTCCAATGGTGACATTTCGGGCTTGGGAGGCTGCGAGTGAGTCTGTGACACCGAACCATCACGAATTTTTCTGCATTTACTGGATGGCCAGTGGCGCCGCGGTGCTGGCTGGGTAAAGCCCCCggcagcccagggaggggacTCTCCACctcattcttcttcttttgaTTATTACTATGTCTTAAAAGGCCAGCAGGCTTCTTCTGCTTCGCCAGTATGTAATTTCTCTGTTCCGCCTCTTGTGTGGGGTCTCACTTCTCGGGAGCCTGTGTGGAGGTGCATTCCTCGGAGAGCTGCCTGCCCCTGTCTGGGACTCCCCAGCCCTCTTCTAAGAAGTGGTGACCTTGTTCCACACTTCCCCTCGCTTCCCAGGCAGCTCCTGCAGCCACCCTCCAGCCTGCCTCACATCCTCCTGCTGTGGCCTCTGCTTCCCACTTTCCTCTCTGTCACCtctcccccggccccgcccaccctgccctgggccccgggtgggggcggggtgctggCCTGGACCCACGTGTGTTCCCCAGGCTGAAGCTCTCTGTGTCCCGAAGCGGCTAGCTTTCCTGAGAGCATGCCCGGGCAGCAGGCTGCAGTCCTGACCGGCCCTCTGACCCTCAGAACATGTCCAAACGTGTGTCCCTGGTGGCTGCTCTGTCCTCCCCAGGCCTTCTCCTCTTCCTGGCCTGCTTTAGGGTCCTAGACAGGACACCCCCAAGCCGCCAGGAAGACTTTGGCCTCAGTTTCTCTGAACCcactgtgattgtgtgtgtgtgtgtgtgtcgggaattacatattgtgtgtgtgtatgtgtgttgggaATCAGATcttgagtgtgtgagtgtgtgtgtgttgggagtcaCATattgtatgtgtgcgtgtgtgtgttgggagtcacatatttgtgtgtgcatgtgtgttgggaGTCAGatcttgagtgtgtgtgtgtatgtgctggaGTCACATGCTGTGTGTGTAGATGTGTATGTTAGAGTCacatattgtgtgtatgtgtgtgtgtgttgggagtcaCATattgtatgtgtgcgtgtgtgtgttgggagtcaCATattgtatgtgtgcgtgtgtgtgttgggagtcagatcttgagtgtgtgtgtgtatgtcctggAGTCACATGCTGTGTGTGTAGATGTGTATGTTAGAGTCacatattgtgtgtatgtgtgtgtgtgttgggagtcacatattgtgtgtatgtgtgtgtgtgttgggagtcaCATattgtatgtgtgcgtgtgtgtattgGGAGTCAcatatttgtgtgtgcatgtgtgttgggaGTCAGatcttgagtgtgtgtgtgtatgtgttggagTCACATGctgtgtgtgtagatgtgtgtgttgGAGTCacatattgtgtgtatgtgtgtgtgtgtttgtgtcaggagtttgtgtgtgggtgcatgtgtgttGGGAGTCAGATCttgagtgtgtatgtgttgggAGTCAtatattgtgtatgtgtgtatgtgtgtatgtgaatgtgtgttggAGTCacatattgtgtgtatgtgtgtgtgtatgtttgtgtcaggagtttgtgtgtgggtgcatgtgtgttGGGAGTCAGatcttgagtgtgtgtgtgttgggagtcatatattgtgtatgtgtgtatgtgtgtatgtgagtgtgtgtgtgttgggagtcacatattgtgagtgtgtgtgttgggagtcaCATATTGTGTGTATGAGTACATGTGTGTGTTGGGAGTCACAGATAGTGTATGTGTTAGGAGTCACATGGTGTGTGTATATGAGTACAAGTAGTTGGGAGtcacatggtgtgtgtgtgttgggagtcaCATCTTATTATTTCCACAAGCTCACTCCCCTGCTATCTACAGGGTACAAGTGGCCGCCCGGAGAGCAAGGAGCAAGgtcacaaatgtgtgtgtgtgtgtgtacacagtaTGAAACAGTATTAGGCACAGAATGGGTGCTTTACAAGTCTGTTGGATACTGCTGTGGTAGTAAGGCACAAGCTACTCCATTTCTTTTCACTGcccaacaacaaaaagaattattTCACTGTGAAGCTCAGTTCCACAAAACTTTAAATAATTCACTGCAAGCCTTCATTAAAAAGGCTTTCCCCCCAGAGTAAACAGGCAGACAATGTCAAGTCTATTTGAAACGCCTGAGAGTCCAGCGGGAGGAGAGGCGCCCGGCCTCTGCTGGACACTCGCAGCTTCGCCTTGGGAccaagtgggggtggggaggtgctgAGGTCCCCTCCAATCTTGGTCTGActgtggggcaggcaggtggcGGGGGGGCTGCGGCCACGCTCGCTCCCCACCCCCGAGGGCTCCCGTCCCCACGGCcgaggagcagcagggctgtcCTCCCCGAGGTCAGCTGCCTAGGGGAAGCCGACCGGGCATGCCTGGGCAGAGATTCCCAGACACTGCAcagcctgtggtgtcagcagTTACAGCCGCTCCAAGCCTGGATTCTGCCTTCTGCTGGCATTTCTGCTCACACAAACACTCCATTCTTTGCAGTTTCCAGACAGCAAAACTGCAAACGGGACAGGTGAAGGCAGGAGGCGaaggtgaaggaggaggaggtttCGTGTCCGGCAAGAAGCGCCAGCCGACACTTCCGGATCGCCCCTATCAAAGGCTCCTCAGTGAGCTGCTTGGAAGTGATGGCCAGCCGACCTTTCCCTcatcctgggccacagaaacACACGGGGACCACAGCGTGGTCCGGGCAGGAGGCAAAAGGCCAGCATTGCAACCAGAGCccgctgggggggtgggggggctggccccagtgctgggtGAGCAGTAGGGGCTGATCCGGGAGTTAACTCACCAAATttgctctggggagggggaggcggctgTAGGGGGCTGCAGATTGGCTCAGGGTCtgacttctccctttctcctggaGGTCAGCTTGACCCTTTCTGAAGAGTTCCCGATGATAAACAGCCAATGTGCCTACttcattttctacaaaagcaatttacttatgtttatttgaaaaacaaaggaagattgACAGAGTGAtctcccattccctggttcattccccaaaggcctgcaccagctgggattgggccaggttgaagccaggaaccaggagccctatgtgggtctcccatgggggcggcagggacccaggtccttgagccatcacctgctgccttccagggcctgtaATAATTAtctggaagctgggattggaagcagagctgggacttgagccctgacattgcacccaggtgggatgtGGCCATTCCCAAGGGAGTCTTAACGGCCCGCGCCAGGGGACCACCACAACATTGCGGGTTCTGCGGTCCTCGGTTCCCTCCTCTGTGAAATGACGGGGTGTACACCTGGCACAGGTGCTTCCGGGTGGGGGCGCAGCGGGAATATAGCGGGGGCATTTCTGAACATTGCCAAGACAGGCACAGCATTTttactatttataatttttttaaaaaattaatgtcatCCCTTCTGATCTGTTTTCTGCACCGGGGAAATCCTTGTCCAGAGTCGGCTAGCGCGGGGGCAGAAAGGGGCCTCATCCTGTCCCCGCTGCCTCTCCTTGGCAGTGCCaaccgccccccccgcccccccccccccccccccgcatacAAAACTCAGACTTGCTGCTCAGTTCGCGAGGAAACGAACGCAGGCGCCGGCCGTGGGAGGAGGGCGCGCCTGCCCGCAGCACGCGAGGCTCCCGGGCCGGCAGTCccgctggagttgggccaggcttcCGCAAGGACCCGCGCGGGCGCGGGCACCGCCCGGCCCCGGCTGCGAGGTGGGCCGAGCACCGGGGCCCGCCTCCGGAGGCGGGCCGGGCGGGGCAGCGGCTATATCAGGGCCTGGCCGAGCGGCGCCCGCCGAGGTGTGGGCAGCCGCAGAGCCAGTCCTCGGAGAGCCAGAGGCGGGCGCCGAGTCACGAAGACACcgagacacacagagaaggtgAGGCTGCGGCAGCCGAGCCCGGGCGGCGGCTCGGAGCGGAGCCCGGCGTGTCCGCGTGTGGCTGTCGCGGGGACCCGCGGCCGCCGAGCGCGGTGTGCTCACAGGTGGTCCCGTGGCAGGTGGACGACGTGCGTGGGTCTGGGCGCGCTCGCAGGGGGGCGCGTGTCGGGGGGGGGCGGGACGCGCCGGGGACTCCGGGCGGACAGCGGAGCCTGAGCACCCGGGATCCCCGCCCGCGCGCGGCTCCCCTCGAAACCCGGCTGGGGCGAGGGGAGGCGTGGATGGAGCAGCCCCGGGAGCTCGCTCGCGTCGTGGGGAtgaagccactggctcctggaGGGGCGGGGGACGCAGAGTGGCACCAGTTTATCTGGGATCGGTGCTGGGGCGGATCTCGGATGCTGGTCCCCGAGGTCCAGGGCCCCTCCACTGCCGCGCCCGCCAGCCGGCGGGGCTCTGAGGTCAGCGCCGGCGGTGTCCCTGGCCCTCGGGAACTTGCCAGGACACGTCCCCTGAGGACGAGGGAGGCGGTGACTCACTGTGACAAGGAGACCCCGGGGCATGGACCCAAGCTCCGTCCCCCGCCCCGCCGCAGACTCAGTTCCCCCGCGACGGCACAGTGACCTGTTTGGCTGGCACGGCTTGTTCCCAGGGAAGCCAGGACACCCAGAGGTCCAGGAGCGGGTGTCCGGTCCCCACTCCGCGGCGCACCCTCGGGGACCAGGAGCGGCACGGGCCGTCTCAGGGTTTCCACCGCGACTTGGAGGACCCCGGCCCAGCCTGCCCTTGGGCCCGGCCCTGGAGCCCCGGGCGAGAGCGGGGCTCGGCACCGCCGAGCAGCGGGGCGCGCCGCCCCCAAGCTCGGGGCCAGGGGGCCGTGAGGAGGGGTCGCATCGCGGCCGGGTGGGGCTTCTGGGGGGGGGCGCGGCTGCCTTGCGCGCGCGCGGGGCGCCCCGACCTGGGCTGAGCgcagcaggaggtgggggtgggcacgGGCGCGGGCAGCCGCCCCTCGCGCGCCCCCCGCCGCGGGCGCTCGGAGACCCTGCGGCCGGACCGGGCCCTTGGGGGCGCCGAGACTCCTTCCTCCCAGCTTCCCGCCCTCCACGTCGCGGTTCGGGGAGGACGTTCGAgcggttttgttttctttgcggccgtctatttttattttccagggaTCTGACTCATCCCGTGCTTTGGGCGTGGAGATAAGGTGGAGGGGCCAGGTCCCGGCGCGCCTGTGCCTGCGCAGGGGCCGCGCGCGTCTCCGAGTCCGCCCCGGAGTGTCCGTGCGCGCTCGTGGGGTCTGTGTCTCTCAGTGTGCCTACCCGTGCGTCTGcggctgtgtctgtctctgcgtGTCTACCTGCCGGCGCgcccctgcgtgtgtgtgtgtgagtgtgtgtgagtcgAGTGTGCGGCCGGCTCAGCGTGACGTGTTTGCGGCGCgggcccctcctgccctccccgccccgggTGACGCGAGGCCGGAGTGGAAGCGAAGTCCTGGCGGGCGGGAGCGCGGGGCAGGAAACTGACTCATCACGGCCGCTCCCGGCGCCCGGGCCTTGCCCACGCACCGCCCACCGACGCGGAGTACCCTGGGGCCCggcgccccctgccggccccGGCGCGAGGGGCCCGCCAGCCCCGCGAGCCCGGGGCGCCGCTcgcagcctccccccaccccacccccaggccgcGCCCCACGCCCGTGGGCTCCACGGCACTTACTGAGCCCCTACGATTCACTGGCCAGCTGGGGGCTGAAGCCTGAGGCACGGGAGCCGCCCGGGGAGGTTCCCCTCGGTGGCCTGGGGAGGAGAGACCCAGGAGAGGAAAGCGCTGGTGGGAGGGGGGTGGTCCCGCCCCCCGCCCTCTCCCGTGGGGCACCCATGCAGCGTCCTTGTCAGACCCACCAGTGTGTTCCCCTCTTAGCTGGCACTTCAAGAGGGCCTAGCTGGTTGACGGTGCCAAACACCGACTTAAATCCCGTTCCGTTTGAACTGAGTCACTCGGGTGGGGATAGGGGGTCGATGCAGATTTCTGAAAAGTGTCCCCCAACCGTGGGGATTCTGGTGGGCCTCAGAACTGGGGAGAGGGGCCAGGAACCCAGGGTGACCGCTTGTGGGCCTCGATTCAGTGACTCCCCCAGCCTTGGTCCCCACTTCTCTGTAAAGGAGCTCATTCAAATCCAGTTTTTAGGAGGACGGACATGCCCTGGAGAGGGTGGACAGCGGTTACCGGAGCCCTTTGCTGCTGTTGCCCTGTGGGACCTGTTTGGGGGGCAGTGGCCTTTTGCCTTTCTAGCTGTGCGGTTTGGGATGCAAGTCTCATCTCTTCAAGCAGCTGCCCTTTGAACTCGGCCTGAGGTCACTGGGTGCCTTTCCTCTCCAGCCAGCTGCATGGTGGAGCTGGGGGCTGTGCTCATGGTGGGAGGTGCCTTGGGGTAGATGTGGCAGGTGTGGCTTCAGCAGAGCTGTCCCCCCCAGAGCTTGTGAATCAGGACCTGTCCCCAggaaaagctggagtcaggccagAGCAGGGGCCCTCGTGAGCAGACTCCCCCTCACTTTTCCGGAGTGGGAGGTGTGCAGCCTGGGTGGACCAGCCATCTTTCATGTCCATGTCCATTACCCGCAAAACGGGTTTCttggaggcaggcagggctgtgaGGGGTCCAGACTTTGGATCACCTGGTGTGCCTGGCAGGATGTGGCTCAGCCAGGGGAGAGACCGCTGCCCCGCCCCACCTTCCCCCAAGGCCACCCACCTGATGCCATCCTTGGGAAAGGCCCCCAGCCTACGGCACCTGTCAGCTGCTGTCTGGAGGGGGAGAGGCGGGGAGGAGGcccagccagagctgcaggcacagAGGTGTCCTAACACCCCGGTCTTCTCAGCGCCTTGGCCAGGTGCTGTCGCTGTCACCGGCCTCTTCCTAGCGAGGAGGAAAGGggagcacagagaagttaagccACTTGTCGGGGTCGCCCCGCAGAGCCTGCCTTCCAACCCAGCCCCTGGCACACCTGCTCCTGCTCAGCCTGCTTGGAGGGActcctgccccaaccctggcACTCTCTCAGCTTTCATAGACCAGGAAACGGAGGCCCAGAGACGTGCAACGTCTAGGTGGGAAgccgtggggctgggctgggatgacAGCCTGGGTGTTTTTACTCCAAAGCCTGGGGTTCACTTTTCCAGGCAGGAATGCCGGGGGAGGTTGTGCTGGGAGGCTGGAGGAGCCCCTGCCTATGCCTCCCTCTGGGAACCGACTTGCTGGCCAGGACTATCACTGGGAAACTACTGGACTCTGGCAATTCACACCCCTGAGGGCCACCTCAGGGGAGGACAAATTGATTTTAGCTGATAACGCTGATGGCAAACAGGACCCTGCTCCCGGCCAGGCCATTGCAGTGAGGTCATGCTGTGGACATAAGCTCGCCCCGTGCTGCCCATGCCCCATTGACGTCAGGGTGCCTGGCTGGCTGAGTTCTGCCCCCACCTGGGGTCtgttggggggcgggggtggatgCCCCGCCCCAGCCAGGGTGTGGTAGAAAGTCCTTGTTGGGAACCAGGAAGCATCCTCACCAAGGCCTCCCTTCCACTGTCCCAGCCCTAGGCAGCATGTCGCAGCCGTTGGACgaggagccacagcccccgcACAGGAGCAAGGCTTGCCGCCGCCTCTTTGGGCCCGTGGACAGCGAGCAGCTGCGCCGAGACTGCGACGCACTCATGGCTGACTGCCTGCAGGAGGCCCGCGAGCGCTGGAACTTCGACTTTGTCACCGAGACGCCGCTGGAGGGCAACTTCGCCTGGGAGCGCGTGCGGGGCCTGGGTCTGCCCAAGCTCTACCTGGCCCTGGGGCCCCGGGGTGGCAGGGAGGACCCGGCAGGGTGCAAGCGGCCCAGCACCTCAGCGGCCCTGCTGCCGGGGGCTCAGGAGGACCACGTGGCCCTGTCGCTGACCTGCACCCTGGTACCTCGCTCCCCGGAGCGGCCCGAGGAGTCCCCAGGCGGGCCTGGTACCTCTCAGGGCCGGAAACGGCGGCGGCAGACCAGCCTGACAGGTGAGGTCGGGCGTGGGGAGGGATGCCGCCGGGGACTGGGGCCCTCGGAACCCCCCCCATGCGGGGCCTGTCCTGTTTGCTTCAGCTTGTCCCCGAGAAGGGAAGCCGCCTAGCTGAGGCTGCACACAGGGCTGTAGCCAGCGTTTGTCCAGGGCGTATTTATTACCCGGCAGCCCTTGCTGAGCGACTGGAGACGAACTTGCTCCCCTTCCAAGGAGACGAGGCtccgagagggagagagagattggtctgaGGTTCCGCAGGGCGTGTGCTGGGGAGAGGACACTGCCATTCTGGCCCCTGAGCAAACTTTATTCCCTCCCCTCATCACACATGCGTCCCTCCCTCCGCCTGCCTGCCCGCTGTGTCCTCATCGGCATTTTTCTACCTTCTGACCTTGACACGGGCCGTCTTTCCCACTAGCAAATCAGCCCCGCAAGAAAGGGATCTGGGCGTCTCTTGTTCATTGCGGAGTCCCCAGTCTGGAGAGCAGTGTGTGGGGGAGCAGGTGCTCCATGAAAGGTGAATGAGTGACGCTGGCATTCGGTCACCTATCAGGCCGGGCCCAAAAGCTCTTAGAGAGACCATTGATTTCCTCCTTAGAGCGCCCTCCCATGGAGAAGCCTCATTTGCAATTTATTATGTATTCATtcgagagacacaaagaaagcagAAAGCGACACAAaggaagcttccatctgctggttccctctccaaatgtccTCAGTAGCCTGGGttggggctgcaggcaggagctgggaattcaatccagctctcccacatggagcGCAGGAAACCGATTTCTTGGGCCATCAGCGGCTGCCTGGAATTCCagagtcagcattagcaggaaactgctcCCTGGGTTCTTCCCCATCCCTTAGCAGGGTGTCCCGTGTGGCCTTAGGGGAGGCTGTCCCAGTCTCTGCATGGTAGGCTTTGAGTGTGTGGCTCAGTGGCGCCCCCTCGCGGCCTGGCTgactccatgtctctctctctcagatttctACCACTCCAAACGCCGACTCGTCTTCTCCAAGAGGAAGCCGTAATCCGCCCgctggaggctgctggctcctggaaaCAACAGGGGGCCTCCCCGAAGGCCCCTTGCACATCTCTGCCTTCATCTGCCCTTCAGTTTGTGTGTCTTAattattatttgtgttttaatttaaaCTCCTCCTCGTGTACATACTCTGGCAGCCCCTAACCCCAGCCTCTGGcattagaattatttaaaaagaaattaggcaGTAGAGTGATAGGCGCCCGAGTGCTGGGTATTTTTATTATATGAACTGTTATTTAaacccttctccctccctgtgctgtctctgtcccctccctcccaggggtcAGCTGGTGCTGGCTCAGGGCCAGCTGCCTTGTCCTGCCCGTGTGGCCATCCTTGCCTCCTCCGTGGGTGGCGCTGGGGCCCGGCTCCTGCCCCtaacctcaccccccccccccgcattctCAGACCCAGTTCCTTGAGAAGGGCGCGGATAGCACTTTGAAGGAGGGGGGGTGGCATCACCGTAAGCTCTGGAGTCCCCTCACCTCCTCTAAGGTTGGGCAGGTGACTCTGAGATGGGCACAGCCTGGACGGGCCTGGGGCTCTGTACCCTCCCAGCCCGTGATGCCCCCTTTGTCCTGGGAAGGTGGGGTCCCGGAAGCAGCCTCGCCCCGCCCTGTGGTGCATCCCGTCTGGGCTCCCACGCACTGTC
The sequence above is drawn from the Lepus europaeus isolate LE1 chromosome 3, mLepTim1.pri, whole genome shotgun sequence genome and encodes:
- the CDKN1A gene encoding cyclin-dependent kinase inhibitor 1, yielding MSQPLDEEPQPPHRSKACRRLFGPVDSEQLRRDCDALMADCLQEARERWNFDFVTETPLEGNFAWERVRGLGLPKLYLALGPRGGREDPAGCKRPSTSAALLPGAQEDHVALSLTCTLVPRSPERPEESPGGPGTSQGRKRRRQTSLTDFYHSKRRLVFSKRKP